tatatacatacataatattatatatagtatatatatatctatattaaggTGAGTAATTGAGAGTTGGGTTCGGTAAGTTACCTTCAAAGGTGAGTGCAGGATTGACCCAAATAAGTGGTGGCGATGGGTGGCGAAGCTGTGACGGAGAAAGTGACCAAGGCGGAGAGCGGCGGCGTTTGTGATGAGATGGAAAGGCTTGGCGCCGGAAAATGAGAATTCCGGTGGTGGCTGTGGTGCAAATGACTCAACCATATCTATCAATCTAAATATCaaatcaataataattttatcattttagtCATTCAAGTCAATGTAAAAATAAGACTATATAAAttgatcttttattattttcattttgtataATGAGAAAGAAACCGCATAAGGGTTGTGAGAGGCAAGTTAAGATATATAGCTAGACTTTTcctatattgtttttattttctacataAATGTTAGAATAAAcctctatatttttatatggaaGAAGGATCGAAAACATGATCTCTATTTCCAAAGGCTATGGTGTAAAACTAGCATGATGTCGCGCAATGTGACGGTGGAGATGCGGTGGTTACGGGTGATGGCGATGACTGATGGTATGACGACGAATAGTGTAGgctattgatgtaaatgtaattattaatataatagttaatgtagttattttaagagttgagaAATTGATGATGTAATATACTTCAATAAAGGTATTTAAAGTATGTTAAAAGAGATGATCATTCAACCATTGAGCCAAAACTCAATGActtgtttttttcataaataagtATAGCGTATATAAATGATCAAATCTTAACTTGTCAAAcgaaaaatttacaaatttgtcataacttttaaagttgaccaatcatattaaattttgttttctttttttcttttatatcattGATGAATCATGAACTTGTAATAGAGAAACATGATGTTATTAGACACCTAAATTTAACGTCGTCTATAGCCATCACGTATTTACCATCACCGCTGCATTATGTAAGTATCATGTtagtaataaaataacaattgttgGTGTTTAGAAatataatacataattaataatagGACTTAGTTTGAATGTagttaactatatatatgtttatgaagTTAACTAAAAAATTCAGGGACATTTTCTTaatatatcaatcatttatctataCTCTTTATATAAACTGAAAGAAtccgactcgataaaccgaaaatataagattttttttttttacccccactgcgactcagtggggttaggacacctcccactgcgactcagtgggaaatCTCTGATCTGCGAGCGAAAAACCTCCCACTacgactcagtggggttaggacacttcccactgcgactcagtgggaacTTTCTGACCTGCGCCTGATGCAAAAACCAGCCATTTGACATACCAAACAACTCCAAACTATAATATTCATTTGCCCAACTTCCACAaactaaatttcaaatattccaACAACTATAaagacacatttcaaacacatttacaaCATCAACGAGTACACAAATCAAGATTTCcatcaaacgggtcatttacccacttTGACACCTTTTTGACCAAAATTATGAATTCACAACTATCCAAAAACTTTACAACTGGAACATTTACAGAAATTTACCCAAAAGCATGACCCCAAactaaaatgtaccatgagccaagaaATGAGGGACAACtaagcttctataccaaaagatTGTCATTCGCCCgggaatgacctaattaccttcaagacGTCCAAAATCGCTTCAAACTCTAAATCAACTATTTTCAATCAACAATCAATAGTTCCTTCCTCCAGAACTACCTATAAGAGggtaaacatctaaaatataagcaaaggcttagtgaatatacttacatacaattatacatacgaaggagggcaaaaatacaaaagactatcgcatgtagccaatgataccatcatatcatcacttgcatactcacttttgcgctaacaaaacatacatggatccatatacgctaaacaataatctcaagaggttcttaggcctcaaaggttcttaggcctttaTCTCATatcaactatggggttcttaggcctcataaacaatgcccacatgggcttaacgccgaaccaattaccatgcttgaaacattcacatctcatggtaattggcccaacgtaaacataaaggtatgcaaatatattcacctcctccgcaacaaggaCAATTAAGCTATAACAATAAtgctcaacaagctcaacctataatcatatcataaaaaaaatgcattaaGCTTACATTCATAACTTGACTAGCTTAACCTAGTcttactcaatcactagcctttctaaacccaaaacccaacccatttgtcattgagttactttcattcttACAATAACATTAGGTAGCTTATTCTACCTCTTTTCCTCATCATttcaataactaacaaaatcCATCTTTTCTCACAAATTGACATTATCACATGCACTTATCaacttcataatcaaacacattatataactcaatgacaattaggttaactaaggaattggggaaaaattaCCCATAATTCATtctctagcaaaaacccccaaattggttcactcatgaaccctaatttcatgAGAAATGATAAAGTTAAATTGGGGAAATTCATTACCTCAACAATGGAAGACAATTACTTAAGGTTTTCAATTAACAAATCTTTCCCCTTTTCTTctaaattttcggccaccacccttCACCactcaaaccctaacttttaaatttgcttgatagaaaatgatgatgatgatgattaatatTATGATTTCTATCTCTGGATTGAAGGAATTAAACTTTGATCTTTGATGAAGGAATGAAGAAGATGCATGAAGAGGTGAAGAGCAAGTTTAGTGGAAGTGTGAGTAAAGAGAAAATGCAAGTGTCTGACACTCtctatgggtgccacgaccTACCTCAAcctttgtgggtattttacccgttaTCCACTaaaattccaactaaattaacccccggtacaaaaataaaatactaggaatttattttaatgtcaaaactacaaaaaggggttaatttatttatctttaaaaccttggggtgttacataaacaaactacccatttccaaattaaacactctacctttaaattccctattttacccttttaatttacactaccaccaaacactttaattttgaaatatcGAAAATACCTTAGGAAAACCTTAATTTGTCTTCCTTCCCTTCCCGGAAGCTGCTCActattataccaaaaaacatACTCATACATCCCCCggaacaaaacacacacatatatcccTTGAGAACCGCCTCCCTCTAGAACACACATAGCCACCACCCCAAAAACCGCCGTTCCCGtcgtctaaaacacacatagccatagATACGACGATCCAGATATCGCATAGGTACCGCTACTTAACcaacatttttttcttatgtcCGGCAGCATCGCGCAAGACTAGTATAATATACGTAACTCATCTATCAACTTTGCAATTAATTGGATATTCAATAccaatattttttattacattGTTGATGATGGCCAACAAACAATGAAACAATATCGAAATTCCAACTTATCATTCCAGAACAAAACAATCATCTTATCCTCTCCATTCTCCCATTTCACCCACTTTGCCCCCTCCACGGCGGCGCGTGCATGGACACCCTCCACTACTACCTAGTCAACCACCCAACCATCACCAAGTTCCAATGGACACCAAACAAAACATGGGGTGCATCACCTCTTTTCCTCACCACCACCATTCTAACTTACCTCACCCTCACTCTCACTCTCCCACGCGCCGCCCTCCCCACCGTCCACCCCACTTTCCTCCGCCTCATCTCCACCGTCCATAACCTCATCCTTTTATCTCTTTCCCTTGTCATGGCCTTTGGTTGCTTTTTATCCTCATTATCCACAATGCCTAATTTACAGTGGATCGTTTGTTTCCCACCCAATCACACCCCTCCACGTGGCCCACTCTTTTTTTGGGCTtacattttttacttttctaaaattcttgaattttttgacacttttttaattatcattagTAGTAGTAAAAGTAATAATCGAAGGCTTTCGTTTCTTCATGTATACCATCATTCGGTAGTGGTTGTTATGTGTTACTTGTGGCTTTCGACGTCGCAGTCGTTGTTCCCGATTGCTCTCGTTACTAATGCGTCTGTGCACGTTTTGATGTACGCGTATTATATGTTATGCGCGCTTGGCTGGAGGCCGTGGTGGAAGGTTTTGGTTACTAATTGCCAAATTGTTCAGTTTGTGTTTAGTTTCTTGGTGTCGGGTTTGATGTTGTATTATCATTTTAACACGGCCGATGGTTGTTCTGGGTTCTACGGTTGGTGTTTTAATGCTGTTTTTAACGCCTCTCTTTTGGCGTTGTTTGTTAACTTTCATTTCAAGAACTACGATAAAAAGAAGGCGGCGAAAAGATCGTGATGTACCTTACACAAACATGGTTGAGCAATGTGCGTTTGCCAAATGCGCGCTAATGCAAAAACCGAGCCAAGTTAAGTTGTCAAGAAGTTTAACAGTGATTTCAGTGAAATGACTTGCTATTTGTAGCTTATCAATATATTGATTTGGGTTGTATTCTGTTGTGACATTTCCATTTTATTGCAACTCCATCAGTTTGAACTGTTTCATGGTTTTGCTATATTTAGAAAGATTAATGTATCATCAGATTTTGTTACTCAAATCCGTACATATATGAAACATGTCAACTCTAGATGATGAAATATATACTCTGTAGATTACTCATAATGACTAATGAGCCtgtattatgtaatatataatatgtcAATCGTAACTCTGTTTCGAAACTAGCCTACCTAGGACACTTTCTACAACCAGAACTGTACAAAATGCTCAATAGAATGTTCAAACGATTTACTTGTTACAACACAAAAAGATTATACAACATTACTGTTTTCTTCGAGTTCTTTCTAAATTTAGCAACTTGTTTCTTTCATTCTTTTGATTGACGTCATTGGTATCATTAGACTTGAATGGCAAAACAGAAACAGGGGTAGCAGGCACAGTATCCCAACGTTCTCTTAAGAACCTCATGAACTTCATAACCGTTGCCTTTCTGAACTCGAGTTCTCTCGTGAAGATATCAAgtataaaaaatgaaagaatataCTTGAAAGGGATTATGAGGAGAACAGCAGAGCCAAACAATAGCACCATAGCCACTTCTGTTGTAATCTGGAAATGTAACAAACAGTACATGAGAAGCAGAATATACAGCTGGTAATGAAACGGATTATCCAGAACTGGTTGACCCTTAGATAATCAGAGgcaaaatttgattatataataACTGGAAAATGAAAAATCAGTTAATCAGTTCCAATTATTATATTTGAAGACACTCGTACCTGTGGTTGGCCTGCAAGAAGAATTGTACGGATTTTTAATAGCGAGACGTTAATGGTCTGCATATACTTCTCTAGATCTCGCATGGCCTCTTTTACAGCAATAATCTTCTCAATTGTATTAGACGGCGGCTGATCATGTATGGTAACTTTACCAAAAGATCTTCCAAGACGGCCTTGTTCTTTCAATCCTTTTACTACTAACATGAAAGTTGCAGACAGCATCAATGTTGTAGGGAACACATAAGATATCAAATTTCTGAACCAAGAAAGAAACATTATAAGAAAACCATACTAAATTGTACATAGATATTAGATATACAGATAACACTACTTTTCCTTTTCTAGAATTACCACCTTCCCCTTCGTAAACATTACAATTTATCGATAACACTCATTTCCATTCAAAAGTTTTTGCAAGGTTGTTCGGCACTCAGATATTTGACTATAACATCAAATGCTTTATCACGTGTCCAAAGCAGTTTAGGAATTTAACAAAGtgcaaatttaatttaattgtggATTGTAGTACATGAAATTAGAGCCTCTAGGAACTTGTGATAGAGGTGACAATTTCGATTGATTTACTTTTGGATGGGTCAATTTCAGATAATGCTTTAATATAAAGGGTCATGAAAAAAGCAGATCTTaaaaggaaatgggtcaaaacactAGACTATTATCTAAAATATACTATGAATTTTGTAACCGTTTTTACTAGTGATTTAAACTTCAACTTTGTTTACCAGTGATTTGGGCCAACTTAACTGTTTAAACCCGTCTAGACCCATTAGTAGCCTGCCGAACACATTTACTTTGCCACCTCAGAGCTGTGGCAACTAGCAACTTGACAGACACAACATTGTTGAAGGTTTAAACAAGGGTCGCATGCTATAAACTACATAAAGCGGAATTTTGAAGTGCCTACCTGTAGATGAGTGCATACATAATTGTAAGAAAAGATGCAGTCAAGTGCGGTTCTTCCCATCTTCTAAGTTTCTCAAAGCTCTTGACAGTCATTGTCAAAGGAAGCAGAAGCTCCTATAAGCAATAGAAAGAAGCTATATAAATCTCAGCAAAATGTTTATCTAAGACATAATGGCAACTTACTGAAAGCGGTAGCAATTTCAATCCATTTATATATTGACGAGTCACTTTGGATTTGTTCCATCTCTAACAGCTCAAACGGgttaaatgaaataataattgAAGGGGTTTTCTAACTTGTGCCATAAAGGTGCATGTTAATGGGCCAAGATTCTTCTCGAAAATTAAAAGGTACCAacattcttcttgaaaaatgcATTTTTCATTATTAGAGAAGAATCTTGGCCTCCTAACACGTGCCCTTAGAGGACTCATTAGAAAATTAGCTTTAACAGAAATGGGTCAATCGGGTGAAAGTGACACAAGTATCGCTTTTTCCgcatgaaaattttcaaaacatttaacTCAATAATTAGATCATTCCTATATTAATATCTTTTTTCTAATCATATATGAAACACAGAAACAGTAGGTATTATGACCAAAAAAAAAGGGACAAAAAGTGTCCTGGCTCAATCCAGCCAGTTAATGATGCGTTCTATCATCTACCCAACCCAAGCACCCACCATTTGCAACCAATAGTTAGGGGCATATGATATGAGATAAAACTGAGCTTTTGTAAACTTCAaagttcaatatatatatatatatatatgtatgtatgtatatatatatagaaacaatGAGATGAGTTCAACCTTGAAAAGATCGATATTACTAGGAATCCCTTCTATCATGGCAGCATCAATAGTAGCTTGTGTACTTTCAACCACCTTGTATTTATCCCTACATGTAAGTGCCGCCTTTTCTACCAGATTCTTATCCCCAACAACATGGATTTTACTCAACACGAGATCTTGGTTCACCAAAGAGCTCTTCCAAAAAGCAATAGAACTATTAGAAGTCCATGATGGATGTCGCATCCATCTCCTTAAAAAAACGTTTCCATCAATATCATAGACATGATTGCTGTAAACATCCGAATGCTCACCAGAAGATGCAGAGTTGACATCCTTGAATCTTGTGGTCAATGGTCCACCCCACAAGTTGACTGCTAACGTTTGGTGGACGATCTCTCCATAGGGTGCATTTTGTAAATATGAGAACTGGACAAGTTTAGTAGGCTCATCCAAGAGTTTTTTCATGGATTGTAGAGCTTGAAGTCTTGCAATGCCATTAACGGCAGAATTTGTTGCCTTTGTCTTGCCCTTTTTAGCACCATAAACATTATGTACTAGTTCGTCATTATCCTTGGGTCCGAAGTCATTTATGAACTGGTGTACGGAAATGACTTCTTTTACAAAAGCATGCCATACATCTCGCCTCATTTCACTTCCAAAATCAACAAATTCAAGTATCCATGTCTCTGAGCTGGGAAGATAGGTATATATGAGTTCTGTTATATGTACacacacagatatatatatatatacaagaattttGATTGGTGAAGAAGATACAAATATGAGGCTTACTCACTCTGACCCAGAAGTAACAGAAACAGCCGAATCGAAAAGATCGGAACCAAATGGGCCAACCCTGGTTTTCTCTACCCGTGAACCAGTGCCAGTAAGATCCAGTCTAATAGCATCTCGTTGGCCCCTCAAGCCAATTTCCTGCAAGGTACAAGTTTACAGTGTTACAGAGTGAAATTGGAGAGGCAATTTGAACCCATTTACCTAAACAAAGAAAGGTCAAGCTGGATAATGTTTTATTGGTTGCAGgtcaaattaatattaaaaagttagctaaaaagaaaatgggtcaaacagtTTCAAAGTGACCCAAGATAGATTCAAGTATTTAGTATTTACACCTAAATTAGCTTCATGTTACATTAGCTATTTGTGAAACTTAAAAAAACTGACCTACTACCCAACAAGTTTGGCCACTCATAAGTAAATACCCTATACAAGTTACAAAATATAGGTACTGACTTGAAATGTTGTTTGGATCATATACCTTTCCAAAGCCTTGATGGCTTAATTTAAAGACATTTTACAATTCACTTATTCTAAATCTTTAACAAAGTAAATTATCACTGGATATGAATCCATGGAAAAAGAGTTCAAGAATCCTTTGATGTGTAGGCTCAACCAGCCAACCAACCCCCCTCCCTCCCTCTCTCCTCCCAGGAAAAAAAAGGCCAATGGAAGCACACTTGATTAGATTAATAAATAGATACGTCTTCCGTCCATAACAAATGTTGTCCCAAAATAAGTCTCTACTTTCAGATTTTATAGTCATTTGACTATATCATCCCCTAATACTTTTTCCATACTGCTAGAATcctataatattaataataatctcatgCAATGATTATGCCCTCATAAAACTCTGTGCCCATTTCATTGTGGACATGTATGATGGAACGGAAGGAGTACTTACTTCAAAGTATAGTGCCTTGTCGGTCAGAGTTAGTTTTCCGGGCCATGCCATGTTATTATCCCATTTGAGAACAGGTCTTTTTCTGCTAGAACCAAGGCATAAGATTATTTCTCCAGAAATATGAGGACTCCCCTCGGTAAGAGATGATTTCCGTCCTTCATGTACTCTGCAACATAGAAGAAAACTGACATCAGGGGATGAACAGTACTTAatagtagaggtggcaagaGGGGGGGGCTAAGTAATGCGCTTGATTCGAAAATGTCATCTTCAGTTCAAGTTGAAACAGGTCGAGTTGACTCACAAACACTTATTAGTGCATTTTTAGATGAGCTTTTAAATGATTAGAATGTTAGTTATGATGTTCTTACAATaataatttcataatttaaatatttggATCAACTatttaggaggttgtatgcaCTAAAAAATCATTTCCATCTACTTTCAACCCACTTGACCCATTCCCTTGTTAGCTGAAGTATTTCATTTGAACCATTTTAGATGAAACAAGGCCAAAGTCGGCATATTCATATTGAGTTGAAATTGCAACATCTATTAAATTGTAAAAGCACCAGACTTTTCTGTTTATTCTTGTAGGAGTATCAAAATTGGATAGAAAATTGTCATGTAATGGAAGATAacaggaaaaagaaaaagaagaaggaaaCTTTACGTAACTAAGGTTGAGATGCAAAACATAGCATGCTCACCTTAGAAGTTCATCAATATACGTTAACCATGTACGCAACGAAATGCCTTTCTGAGCACCAGCAAGAGCCTTGAAAAGATTATGTGCTGTTGGCCAATCTGCTAAACCAGATATAGCTGGAGCAATGCGAACAAATGCCTCTTCTCCTACAAGCTTCGTCTTTAATATTACAatgatgaaaaattaaattCTAGATTTATGATACTGTCAATGCGTAACAATCAATATGCAGAAGCTGCTTCCCAACATTCAGGAAAATgtatgtgcatatatatatatataaactttgtttCTAAAACTTGAACATAACATAATAGGCGGCTCAGGTAACGACTTTAAGTCCGTTTAAAGGTCAAAATGGGTCAGGTCTAGGCGGACTTCTGACCCACATCATTTGTttccaattttaaaagtttttgtagATAAATAATATGAGCATTCGATCACGTTTTAGACAGTTCCTGCTAAAGTCAACTTGATCCATTTGAAcccatttaattttttaatcctgTATATAGGTATATATGATACCCAAAATCTAATGTTTCCATACAAATAGGTAGAAATTGACACCTCTATTTTAAAATATGCCACGGTCGCTTGGCACATAGAAAAGGAAACATATTTTCTTGGACGCACAAAACTGCCACATCTCTGATGCTGACATAATCTAGGCTAAAAAACATGCAAATGACAAACTAACCTGTAATGAAACTTTTCTTGCAATGTTACTAGATGAATCTCCCCCATTGCTGTAAGGATGATCCCATGCAAGCATGGTTATAAAAATGAGTCTTTGAAAGGCTAGATCCTGTCATTCGAAATCCATAGTTATAAGCACACTAACAAAGATAAATTCACAAATACTTCAAAACTTAAAGTCACGTTTTAAACTTTCTTATCAATGAAACAAGCTTTACTATAATAGAAATGTCTACATCTTTGTTAAAAATATCGAAGCTTATTCTATAACTTTCAAGATCACTTTCTTTTGTAGTTTTGTTACAGATTAAGCCAAATGGTTCTCTTTCCCTTTCAAAGTTCATGTGAAAAGGTTTTATTTTAGCTAACTATCAAATTCTCTCAAAGTAACTAAACTTAAAATAATCATCAAGATAAAATCAATTTGTGAAGGCAGCAGCAAAGCAAAGACAAAGCCTTTTAAGCTCAAATTATAAACAGAAGTAATGTTATTACAAACCTTCAGGCAAGGATGAATTTCAGAAATATCTCTAGTCAAAAACTTAAAGCAGCAATACTCCACTAAATTACGGGTACTATAAGACACATTTGCAGGGACAAGTGCTTTATATATCATCTGCATTTTCTTCCCGGTCAATCCATTCATCCTGCATTTTCATTTATGTGACAAGGTTATGTTCACTTTCAATAAGATCCACATATGAAACGGATAGATTTCGTGACGTAATAAGTGATTTATACTTCTATACTGATACATTAGGTATTTAGCCCACCCACATTTTTCAACTAAGGAGCCCCAACGAATAGTGCCACGTCACCATCTCTTCCCCACCCAATAAGAATGTGACACATCCCCCTCACACCACCATCACAGCAACCACCGAAGACAATACAAAAACTACCAGAAACCGAAAAGAGACGGAGAGGCGGACAGAAAACTATTCACCGTCACATATGCATGGGTAACGTACTAGTTAAGTTTGTGCTCACCTGCTAAACTGCTCAATGGAAATAATAGCAGCTAATGAAAGATTTCCCATTGGTGTTGTTATGTCAATAGTGTGCTCAGCCATGAAGAGCTCATCCATGTCATCAATCTCATATGAATTTCCAATTGTGGGGTTTTTATCTTGAACATTTTTTACAAGTGGTGAAGTCAATTCATTCAGAtagtttgttgtttttgatAACCAGATGTTTAACTTGTTTTGCATCGAACCTGTCACAAAATGAAACAGGA
The sequence above is drawn from the Erigeron canadensis isolate Cc75 chromosome 4, C_canadensis_v1, whole genome shotgun sequence genome and encodes:
- the LOC122595714 gene encoding elongation of fatty acids protein 3-like is translated as MDTLHYYLVNHPTITKFQWTPNKTWGASPLFLTTTILTYLTLTLTLPRAALPTVHPTFLRLISTVHNLILLSLSLVMAFGCFLSSLSTMPNLQWIVCFPPNHTPPRGPLFFWAYIFYFSKILEFFDTFLIIISSSKSNNRRLSFLHVYHHSVVVVMCYLWLSTSQSLFPIALVTNASVHVLMYAYYMLCALGWRPWWKVLVTNCQIVQFVFSFLVSGLMLYYHFNTADGCSGFYGWCFNAVFNASLLALFVNFHFKNYDKKKAAKRS
- the LOC122595713 gene encoding uncharacterized protein LOC122595713; translated protein: MQSKFLKSPLQFPLVSQHNHQSFIKIVACSKNSSSSSEKKNGFKLLGKPLADYKINLNDLDKSSMQNKLNIWLSKTTNYLNELTSPLVKNVQDKNPTIGNSYEIDDMDELFMAEHTIDITTPMGNLSLAAIISIEQFSRMNGLTGKKMQMIYKALVPANVSYSTRNLVEYCCFKFLTRDISEIHPCLKDLAFQRLIFITMLAWDHPYSNGGDSSSNIARKVSLQTKLVGEEAFVRIAPAISGLADWPTAHNLFKALAGAQKGISLRTWLTYIDELLRVHEGRKSSLTEGSPHISGEIILCLGSSRKRPVLKWDNNMAWPGKLTLTDKALYFEEIGLRGQRDAIRLDLTGTGSRVEKTRVGPFGSDLFDSAVSVTSGSDSETWILEFVDFGSEMRRDVWHAFVKEVISVHQFINDFGPKDNDELVHNVYGAKKGKTKATNSAVNGIARLQALQSMKKLLDEPTKLVQFSYLQNAPYGEIVHQTLAVNLWGGPLTTRFKDVNSASSGEHSDVYSNHVYDIDGNVFLRRWMRHPSWTSNSSIAFWKSSLVNQDLVLSKIHVVGDKNLVEKAALTCRDKYKVVESTQATIDAAMIEGIPSNIDLFKELLLPLTMTVKSFEKLRRWEEPHLTASFLTIMYALIYRNLISYVFPTTLMLSATFMLVVKGLKEQGRLGRSFGKVTIHDQPPSNTIEKIIAVKEAMRDLEKYMQTINVSLLKIRTILLAGQPQITTEVAMVLLFGSAVLLIIPFKYILSFFILDIFTRELEFRKATVMKFMRFLRERWDTVPATPVSVLPFKSNDTNDVNQKNERNKLLNLERTRRKQ